In Ascaphus truei isolate aAscTru1 chromosome 2, aAscTru1.hap1, whole genome shotgun sequence, the genomic stretch tcagcacaggtggctcaatcagttaatcagtcaaagactgagccagtgattgagccacctgtgctgacgcaaggatattctgaaaacctgacctgttgggggcccttgaggactggagttgcccaccccaggTTTAGAGCTTGCTGAATACACATTCGTAAAGAAAAACCATATTGAAATGTCTCCACAGTCTGTTTCTCTGATTCCCAGCTGGTTGGCTTGGGAATGAGATTGGAAACCATTACAAGATAGAAGACAGAAGCATGGAGGATTCTTTCCCTACACATATTGTCTACTGTATCTTTCCAGATTTCCATCTTTTCTGTGGGAAAAAGGTTGAAGCAGGAGACTAATATGTCAGTGCATCCTTCAGCGTAGCATTTACAGTATTAGATAGCTCCTCCCAAAGCTGACCCTAAGTCCCCTGCCCTCTAACCTAGGGCTGAAGAAATATCCATCAATGATAGAACTGAAAAATAAACAGGGAACTCTTACATTAACCAGTGTAATGACAAAGAttaaggaccatatttactaacctATGGGGTCTATGCaccaaggcaattttggagcaaaactgggGTATTTTGTACATACAAATGTATCAATGCATTTTATTCCAATTTTGACAGATATACCCTAGTTTGAAGTTTGGGGAGTGTCAGAGGGAGGATTTACAGATTATAATCTGTGCTCAATTCCTTTTGCTGTTTATTTGGCCCCCAAAAAATCCTCATCTGAAGTGGTGCAAGTGTAacattctgcatcagatgtaagaaactgttcttacatactgtatgcagaaaCTCTGCTCCAAACACAGAGCAGTCAGTCTAAACACACTgttctacactaccgacacactttattgctcatcggccagatccgcaagccgggagatttcccggcttgctagtggccgcccctcggcggtcacgcgtcatcgggagcctgcgccccctgcacgcgcgtccagggctccccgagggagccctggtgtcccgcgatgtgggggacggcggcagggggttccgggggacccggcggacccggcagcgggagggagagcgccccgatcggagggcgctcttccgctgcttcggcgcgcgcccgtcaccctccggcgcgcgccaggctactgctgcggccgagaacgggcaaatgctcgaataaactcggccgcagcagtacattaaaACATAGACCCCTGTGCAATAAGACACCTGTGCCATAAGACACTTTTATGGTGCCATAAGGTACAGTACCTTACAAATTCAAATGAATGGGCCACACTGTGTTCTAGTAAATATGACCCAATGTATactgagtcccccccccccccccctttatatcATGGTTTTGTTTGTTGCTTCCAGCTATATTTTTGTACTGCTTTTTCTTCTGGTAGCAATTTAGAAATGGGTTACTATTgaaaatcacaattttttttgtatgtatttggggggcatgGGGGGAGATTGTTGTTATAAACTTAAATCTtgtcccacaaatcaagcatcccaatagcctgcactcatggttactgtcccacactcagtcacttctACCACCCATTGTCACCAAGCActaccatctacagcacttattccctcatctactgtctctgtaagttccccatcaaaactcttagattgtaagttcttcagggcagggatttcctttcctattgtctgattttgctgcacttattgtattattataattccctgtactgtattctttgttaaGCGCTGAGTGttcttttggcgctatataaataaagacatacaatacaatacaataacagaAACTAAGCATAATTAACTGTGCTTGCACCCATGTCCCAAAGTATTGAATGTGTTGTGTCTCATTCGAATAGGTTTCTAAAATGCAATAACATTTAGACTACTATTCTGGAATTGTTCAGGtaaatatactgtaccatttgtggTGGCTACAGTATGCAATTGCTTAATTCCCTTGGTATAACACATTGCACACATGATCAAAAAAAGGGAAATTCAGGATGAAGCATAATGTGACAGCAGGAGTCGTTTTTGGAAAATAAACACGCAGTCTGTGAAATCTCAGGTTCATGACCAATATgtgctactgtatgtaaatgtgaaaTAGGTATAATTTTAAACTGAATCTTGTCTGGCATATGTTCCAATTTGAATTGAACACTAGtagaaataatacagtacatactataTTTTGTTACAATTGCCCAATTGCTGAAAGATAAATACAGTAATCTAAAGGGAATAATTATTTTATCCTACATTATAACTCAGGATCATAATACTCCACAATGAGGACCAAAATGTTGATACATTTAAAAATTCTCATACTGTATGTGCCTCTAAATTGCTATTTCTAGTCctatataatataacattaagcaGTTATTCACATTACTTTACAAGCATGAAAAATGAATTATACTGTATAGCTAATACTGCAAACACAAGGAATATCTGAAAACAAGCTATGCTGACATACTGTAGTTACTATAATGTTTTTACCTGTCTCCTAGAAGATATGGTGCTATTGGAACATCTACTGGACATCTTGGAGTTATAAGTCTTATTTTGATGAGTTGAATCATTTCTCCAGGTCTTTGAGTTTTCCTTAGGGTCTAACGGGATAGGATTCAAGAATAAAATTCGGGCAATGAGCCCATAGAGGACTGTTGCCAAAGTCATGGGTACAGCATAAAATATGCCAAAATCTATTAAGTAGATTGGAGAGTAGTAACTTCTTGGCACCTTATAACCACAGTTCACAACAGTGGCATCTTTGTATATGGTTGTGTTCAGGTCAAGCAAGAAAAACCACATCATACAATAAAGAGATGTGAAAGCCCAGACAAATACAATTATCTTTTTGGCTCTGGAAATTGTGCAAAGAAACTGTGCCTTGATAGGGTGGCATATTGCAAGGTATCTTTCAATTGTGAATGCAGTAATTGAACACGATGAAGCATTGATGCCCAGGTACTGGAGGTAAGTAATGCAGAGGCATCCAACATATCCATAGACCCATGAGCCATATACACTGTCGGTGATATTGGGAAGACCCGCTGCCACCAAGACCATGAGATCTGCTATTGCAAGGCTCACCAGATAACAGTTGGTTGGGGTTCTCATATGTTTAGTCCTCAGAACCACCAGAACCACCATCATATTGCCCACAATGCCCAGTCCACAGATTAGAACTACCAAGAACATAGTGACCACTTGATACTCTAGACCATCCCATTCTCTGTCCTGGAGCATTGTCCTATTCGGCTCAGTAAAAGTCCTGTTATCCATATTCACAGTGGCAGAACTGCTTTATAAAAGAAGAACATCCTCTGTACAAACTTTGTGATGTTCTTTAATCAATTCTCTTCCTGTGGGAAAGAGTAAATAATAGTAGATCTCAATTATATTTTAACAGAACTCTGTAACACTATGTGAAATAGTAATGTTTGTTATGCTTGGTAAACAATTGCTGAAGTTAGACTTTGCCGTTACAATATATGATATGATATGTATTCAATTAATGGATTGTTAAATATAATTTCAGATTTCActtataaatgtacagtatgttgcacATTATATTACACTGTAACCAATCAAATCAAATCTATAATTAGTTAATACTTTACACAAATGGTGTATACATTCAAATGAAATGGtgtctctttaaaaaaaataaaaaatagtgtaatattgtaaaagTCATACTGGTTTATCTGGCAAAAAGTAAAAGCATTTTTATGTTGATTAAACAAAACGTTATCATGACTTGCAAAATATCTAACTTTCAGTAATGATGATCTGTAAGATAATAGATCACATCATAATCCTGTAACCCAGAcatcaaaaaaacaaacaaaaaaagggggacaAAGTTTACAGATCTGCTGAGATCATATTTTAAATTACACTACTAATGGCTCCTTTTCCCAGTGAAGTGTAAAATGCGTTTTTCTTACCTTTTCCTGTGAAAAATGTTCCTGTTTCAGAAATTGTGAATGGAGAGAAGACTTCCTGGTAGCTACACCTGAGTGTGAATTCTACAGCAGGTCACTCTACAACAGGTCAGCAGTAGCGCATTCCTCCTTGGAGAGCATCATGTCATTAGCGTGACATTACAGGGAGCTGCTGTacataacatattttttttttttttttttaggtattcATATGTTTGCAGATAAAATTTTCTTTTTCATTAAGCATCAGGTGTACagcaaaacacagaaaatataGTAAAACATCAGTTGAAATTAGAGTTTGGAACGTACTGTACACACGCCAGTTAAAATATTAGCTAGGAGGAATCTCACAGCAACAGTTTAGTTGTGTTCCATCCTCTACTTGCACCAGTCGTCTCAAACTGAAGGGATTGAAAAAAAATCACCCTTTAGCTCTCTGTTaagcagcggcagcagcagcagcagcagcagcagcagcagcagcagctatctgATGCAAGGTGGCTTTATAGCAGATCTTAAAAAGCACTGTGATATATTTGATCACCATAGGATCCAAAGGAAACAAACCCCATTGGCAAACGTCTGATAGTGATGTGAGACTGCTCCCTCctcaaaccccccccaccccttctccaaCTTCAACATTTACCAGTCAAATGAGTATCAATGGCAAAATAAGTAAAATGAAAGCATCTGATCACATAATATAACCTACGATAAATATGATGTTTCTCATAATATAATTTTTCTTCGTGGTATTACACATTTTAGGAAAAGATTTGCATGAAAGCTGTAGCCTTTTGTCTCCAGGAAAAAAAGCACAATTTCTGAAATGGGAGAATTGTTGTTGCATGTAGTTTTTAGTTGAGCgagagatgagagaggagaggcgtaCTTACAAACTTACATACTTCCCTGTAGTGTCACATATTCCACaaactgagatacctgggaaatttgCCTATTTGCATATTTTAATAATCTTAATTCCCACGTCTCTCAGGTATATTCACAGGTCTTTCTACACGTTGGAAATTAGTGACTACATTGGAAGGTACATATTGGGTACTCTACTAAATAGGATTCTCTTCTCTCTCTAGCAAAAGCCCTATTATGGGATCTGGATTGTTCGGTCTTGTGAAAAGGTGCAAATTCCTGCATAATCGAAAAACTAATTTTGCTAATTCGCTAGCCCTGTGAGGCTTGGCAAAATATTTAGCAAAAACGCAGaatcaaaattaaaataaaaaatttgcAAACACCTTTGGGACAGTTTTGACACATACTAAACAGTGGCTTGGGCAGCATCAGCAGATGCTCCGACATGGTCTGGAAGAAACCATACCACCATACTTACACCTTCTTATGGAATTCCCACCATGTTTCACAGGAATGCATTTACTGTGTATGGCTTCAAGGCGTCTTCACATGGCATCTGCACCATGTGTGTAAGAAACCTTCCAAATGACACGTTCTGGATGAATTCTTAAAAAAAGGCATGCCTATTAAATGTCTCTAATTTCTCCTTTCACAAGAATGAATGTAGTACTGTCATGTGAAACAAATACCATTTGCAGACACTGCTTTAGGAGAGCAGCAAAGAGGCAATGCTAGTGCTCTGACTTCTAACGATCCACACAATTAAATTCTCTGACCAATAGgttgcaatatggaaaatagctgaagcgctcaaatgcaggtatatctcaaaatgataacaagccagaccactgtaccagggtactaacaattgatatagtacctattgtgtcatataatgggtactatcctcctgaagacaggtggtgtgtggtgcaacccactcaccatcagtctcattggcaggttcccctgaaaaatatacaagtactcacatcctggtagggcaggcaggcaggctgtgcagctactcaatgcaatacagggaaaagggagaccaaaaagcgcaccagcacaaacggagcaggaagaatccaggacaaaaaaatgattaaaagggcactttaatgtggcaaaagacccatccaatgcatttcgaacgtcgcagcgaaatgcattggatgggtcttttgccacattaaagtgcccttttaatcatttttttgtcctggattcttcctgctccgtttgtgctggtgcgctttttggtctcccttttctctcaccaATAGGTACTCATGGTTGCACAACACATTGTGATGACAGCAGAAAATCATGCAATCTACATATTCTGCTGTCTGGCTAGAAGCTCTGCGATTGAAAGCTTTCTTAAACTTGGCCTTAAAGTCAGAATAATTTTCCAAAGTGAACCGCACTGGTCAAGTTAGCTCAAGTGTAGCCCACATAAGGGCATCCACTGTCAGGATGAAGCCAATCTTAACTTGATCATCCAGAAACGTAGTCTGATGAAAATGAAAATTTATTTCACACTGGTTACAGAAAATGTGAAATTTGTCCGGTTTCCCATCAAAGTGGTCAGGCATGGGTATAGTCAGAACTTGAACAGCGGGGCGAGTGACATCTGTCTCTGCCTATTTAAGGCAAGGATAGTATTCTGAAGCACAGCATTTCCCATAAAGTGGTAATTGACCATGCAGGTGCTGCAGCGCATTGCGAAACTCTTGTACTGTATGTCCGCCCTTACTCTCCAGGTGGATGGAGTATTTTTCTTGGCTTCACAAACTTCCAGGATTAGGAGGGAAACACCACGGGAGAGTCTGTAATGTTTATTCACCTTGGGTTGTTGCAGGTAGCTGGAGCCAGGAATTCAGATCCGATGTGCAGAGGGGCCAGAGACAACCATGCAGAAGTGGAAGTCAGCTAATTCAAGGTCAGGGCGAGTGGCAGGCGAGTAATTGGATGAGACAAAGATCTGAGCAGGgagcaggaagcaggaagcagagtaAGAGTACTAGCTTGATTCGGTACCAGGTCTTGGTAATAGTCAGCAGAAAGGCAGGGGGTTCAAAGCAGTAGTGGAACAGGATAAGCTACCTCCATGTAAGCAAATTTGTTGTGAAGTACTGGAGGACAGGGCAGGTGCCTTCATATAAGCCATGGAAAGTCATGAGATGCAATCAGCACCACTGACTGCTAAGGGTCAGCTTAGCAGGAAACAGTCCCTGTACATGGGTCCTGACACAGTGATAGCTGTAGTCCCCTCGGAGAAATACTAGTTTCTATAAAGGGTTGATTGCCTTAGGGGTTAATGGTAGGAgctcactcaggttactcccctcgCTATCATGTGATGTATGATGTCAACGTAGGTATATATAGCCGCCCtttatgttctagaagcaggttcttcagagttctggcTGCAGTCCTCACtattgtaaataggtttgtgtgttagGAATATATAGTAAAATATGTCCTGTCATCCTTTGTTGTTTTCCCGTTAgtaacgtgccccttctaagcCTGTTGAAGGAATAGGAAACCGAAGATTGTTGGAGAGAGATGGCAATTGTCCTGATCTCTTAGGGTTACCCCTACCACAGCCTGACTGCCACTGTCCTCATAGGGTTGCCGAATCTGCAGCCTGTGCTCACATTGAACCTTCCCTTCTAGTAGGTTCTCATTGCATCCTAACCTCCTTGCAAGCTTTTTCCACTCCATCCTTTTCAATGGGTACTTAAGTGATGCTCCTCCCCAGAACATGAATGATGTTCAGAGTATTGTTGTTTGCCACGAGTTTTGTCAAGATGCACCATATGTCAATACACATTAAGGGGGCGATTCACGAATTAGTGAGCTTTAGCGCCCAATTTGGACATTTTTAATCCCACGAtaaaaatgaagccagacgcggGATTTACTAACAAGTGAAGCGCCTTTGAATAGGTCCGGGCAAAAACATGCCCAATCGCGCaagctgttttttcccccctgctgtCATGCTTAATAATCTAAAGCGtgatagctgattgaaaaaaaagcatcctgtaagaactgcatggagacgctgagTCTCCACTCACGGCTCTTAAAGGTGatcgtacagtatacatatacattttaatactagtgtacatatgcagggggtctcctgagctgaacctcattggttcACTGTTATAGGGTGCTGgaatcccctgtgcttttaaagctcccgcgtcaagtgacctggggattta encodes the following:
- the TRHR gene encoding thyrotropin-releasing hormone receptor produces the protein MDNRTFTEPNRTMLQDREWDGLEYQVVTMFLVVLICGLGIVGNMMVVLVVLRTKHMRTPTNCYLVSLAIADLMVLVAAGLPNITDSVYGSWVYGYVGCLCITYLQYLGINASSCSITAFTIERYLAICHPIKAQFLCTISRAKKIIVFVWAFTSLYCMMWFFLLDLNTTIYKDATVVNCGYKVPRSYYSPIYLIDFGIFYAVPMTLATVLYGLIARILFLNPIPLDPKENSKTWRNDSTHQNKTYNSKMSSRCSNSTISSRRQVTKMLAVVVILFAFLWMPYRTLVVVNSFLSHPYLENWFLLFCRICIYLNSAINPVIYNLMSQKFRAAFQKLCKCSKKRSEKPTNYSVALNYSAIKESSNGGSPDHFSTELEDITVTDTYLSETKMSFDDTCLPSDVTFSRS